The DNA window TTCAGTAAAGGTTCATCCTTCATTGCCCTCAGAGAAACTGCTGACTGAAAACAGCAGGACAGTGTTATTGATATGCTATTGGATAGTCAGTGGAGACAGATATCCAGAGTCTGAGTTTGCCCCGGATCCACAACTTATAGCAAAGTTTTCTCATTTTCGGAAGAACTTCAGGTAAATCACAGCACCCAGAATGGCCAGTTCCATTAAAATGATGACACCCAATAGCAACTTGTTTGTCACCAGCCTGcaagacagaaaagaaacaacaataaGCTGCTCAGACTTTGCTTGAATATTCCAGGATGATTTAAATAGACCCCAATCATCAGAATCATAAGATACTAGTGAAATTATTGGTGGAATTGGTGGAAAATAACTCAATAAAATATTCCTGAACACTTAATATGGGCCTATTAtctttttccatattttctgtcatatataaacTGTTACACTGTGAGATGTCAGCCTATGTGCAATAATCCCTGGAGCCAAGAGTTCAgccttcagactgctctaaatgatcagcttcattaaaaatttttctactcttggatctgtgtgatgtcagtgaggGGGATGTCCCTAATATAatcatctcagacacacagctctgccataaaactaaaaaaaaaattctcattaaaaaaaaaaggggataaACATGGTGTGTGATGTCTTCTAGGGCACACTTACCGACGTGACATGGCACGAAGAATTTTTCTACTGCGACTCAGGTTTTCTCCAGTATTCACAAGCTACACAGAAACAACAGACAGAAGAGATTTAAACAAACCTACCAATCTCAGGTTATAGCTTCATCCTACAGTACCATGCAAAAGTCtaagccacctctcatttcttcatagtttgctAGGTTAATGGGAAATAAGTTcagtaatttattgaaatgggtacaaacatacatggaaatacagtatataatcaaaaacagagtttgtacaattctaacaagcttgaaagtcgaTATTTGGCCTGAActctcaaagctcttctttagatgttggctgccttttgttctgtttctctgtcaagatgattctacaatgcttcaataatgttgaggtgcAGGGAGGTCAATCTATGattgatagtgttccattgtgtgtttttctacccaggTATGTTTCTACTGCATTGGCagcgtgtttgggatcattgtcgtgctgaaaaatgaagctgctgccattCAGACGCTTTCCAggtggtactgcatggtggatcaaaatctgatggaacTAATTACAGAAGCAGACAGGGCTGGACTCAAGCCAGAAGTACAAACTACGAATCGCACAGAACTGGAGAGACGGAGGACTCAGCAAAGAACAGTGGGAAAACTTAAACATGCACGTGAATAATTACGGAAACGAGAAACACATGGCATGTGGCTGAACTAATCGGGGAAAAtaagacaaaggaagcaaaactaaacacaacgcTCACGAGACACAAGACCAACAAAATTAAGCAGAAACAAACTAACACCAAACCGAGATAGAGACTTGGGAAAATACACAGAGAACGAAAACAAAACAACGTGACggacacaaaacactgggtcatAGACCCAAGATGATGACAGCATCTATGGCATCAGTTTGAAAATCCTAGATGACAGCTTTATTCAGTTATCAAggtcacaagattttcagaaaacttgacctccaACCTTGAAGTCAAGGACGCCGAGATTCAAACTAccgtagatgcatctatggcatCAATTTGAACATCCTGGGTCACATCGTTCTCAAGTTATCGcgttcacaaagttgaaagttgGCTGCCCGCCTACCCGGAGAGGTGACAATACCCAGTCagcctttttaggctgaggggtaaaaacATGCCTCTGATGACAGTCAGgtgcaaggactggactgaaaatgagtgaaaagcagGAAAGCCTGAAGCACTATTACTCAAGACgacttaaaaaaattactaaCAAGTCTGGCAATTTAGAAGCATTGGAAGCccatttcctagcaaaatataaagaaaggggtggctcaagatttttgcacagcactgttcATGAACACAAGAGTAATAATGATTCACAGCTCACTCTGTTTCTGGTTCGGTCCAGCTGTTCCCTCTGGTCTCCCAGCTCCTCGATGATATCTGTGCCGATCTGGTCCGTCTCGGCAGCGATGCGCTGACTTCGTTCAATACTCTGGCTGGCGTTATTCAGAGCctctgtaccctggagaagcagAGCTCTCTGGGACTGCAGGTGTGTCTGCATAGATTGGGAAAAAAGtgacaaattaaatcaaagttaGAAAAACCAAAGTAGATTTATTCTGGCAATACACTTACTtctttaaataatacattacagTTATCATGCAAACTTAATGTTAGGATTCCTAAGATATACCAGGCAGTCAGGGTTGACCTTTTTCTCTTATATTTTAGAtaatttaaacatttctttcttttaatttgttgttaTTATCTAACTGCATTGTAAATGTCTTTATGTGATGTGAAATAGTGCAATCTTGACCTGTAAGTGGTGTTGGAAAATAATGTGAGTATTTGCAGAGCATATTGTGTAAAACTGATGATGGTTTCTTATGTCCTATTTGCATGTGTTTTCTTATATTATGGTGCATTGAGCTCTCTCAGTGACTGGATGCTTTAAAtatctttgtgtattttatttcttcctCTAAACAGACCCAAAGGCCCTTCACTCACACTGTGCTGATTTTGTGATGAGTAGATGCCTTGATGACTTCCTTGCACTGTGTTGGACGAGGAGCCAAACCCAGGCGCTGAGTTTTTCATGTCCCTCTGCAGCTTGCCTAGGTCCCGGCGGTACATACGCAGCTTTGTGCTCATTGCATTCCGGTAGGACAGAGGGGCAACACGCAGCTCCTCTTCCATTCCTTGTAACTGGAGACAAATGAGAAAATTTTATTGTTTGAGGAAAAAGGATCTCACTGAGTAGAAACAAAGATAACAACGTTGAAACAGAGATCAACTTAGCTCGATGTTTGCCAGTGACCTGATTTCAAAGTCAAAATAggctacttcctgtttgattcTAACTAGTTTTAAACAAGTAACTGATGTAATATGTACAAGCATGATTCTGTGATATTTTACTTCAGAATTTACTCAAGCATATATCATCAATTTACTCACTAGTCTAGGTTTAACCGACCAAATCTACATCAACTTCATAAAATGTCTCCACCTCCACAAGTTACAACATTTAAATACTGATTGAATTCATGCATAGTTAAAAATCCACTAGAGGTGTTAATTACATTTAATGAGAGGTTCTTGTATTTTCTGTCTGCTCTCATTCTCATTATTCAAATGCTCTATGTGACTAtgaaagatccatccatccatccatctgtcgatctacATACAATATACATTAAATATTCAAGAACAAACTGAAGAGCAACCCTTCCTCGggtttttaaaactgtaactgCAACAAGAATGGCCGGTGGATAATAACATATAGTATTGCTGCAGAGTATAACAAAGATGAAGCTGCAAAACTTAAAACTGCACTTTGCCATCCTTTGCAGTAACCAGATTTCAACCAAATTCAACACCTGCAGGAGATGCTGGACCAGCATTTTCCACAGTGTTCCTCATCttcaaaactggaaaaaaaaaaaaaaaatttaattcctCCCGTAGACTTGTACGATCAATTCCACTGTGCACTGAAGCTGTTCTGTTAGCATGTAGAGGCCCAACATCTTACTAAAAGACCCTACGTtgctttttcctttaatttgtcattctTGCAGTTCAACAGCATCATAAATGCCTTTTCAAATAGGCACGTGACCTCAGAGTTAAACTTAGTGTAACGGGGTTGCAAAAGATAACATGTCTGAATTGATTATGACATAAATACCCAGGagcacagaaatgttgtttaatatattttacgtttttaacaaatatgtaacaaGATTACACATAACAGGGTTGCAAATCAGTGCTAGCATTAGTGGTTTCTCAGAAAAAAGATCTGAGCTGTGGAATGTAACCCACCGTGAAAGTCAATGATAAATGTTGTTATGTAAATAAAGGAAGGGACGTTTGAAAGTCCCTTTTTTTGGTAACATGGGTGACAGGGTTGCATTGTTAGAGTGACAATCTAGTcagaaaagactggaaaaatacaaaatcacagtaccacgctggacttcactgagctcctgagagcgacccattctttcacgaATATTTGTAGAATCAGTCTGCATgcataggtgcttgattttatacacctgtggccatggaagtgattgaaacactTACATTCAATGACGTGGATGTTAAAAAatggtttaacaaacaaaaaagtgaacTTATAACTTATTTAACTGTTGTCAAaaagctgggacttttttggagGGTTCTCAAGACTATTTTGtagttaaaataacattttgggCCCACTTTTTCAACAACTAggttaacatttttttctctggaCTGGTGTAATTTACacaacaaatttatattttagtattttgCGGATGgattattttcaaattcatAGGTGGGCCAGAAAATGTCCTGAAATTGTAGCATGGCCCACAAACCTTATTCATCATGACACGGGATACAAGGAGTGGAATTTTGGTAGTTCACTACTTATTTCTGTGGTGGGAAATTGCCCCCAGTTTCTTTCAAAATTAATTTCGCCCTCAGCTTCAGTGGGAAATTCTGTGTATTAACATGTAAAAGTGAACTCTGGCCAGCTgcaactgggagaagagaagcTGCTCACCACTTCTTCAGCCTCTCCATGCCTCTCATCGAAGGTCCTCACCaacctcttcctctcctctgcagAGGTGACAACACAAGGGTTACTTTAACAGCACATGACTTCAATTATAATGCGTAATTATTTCTCTAATCTCGGATTTATGAGCAGTTATTTACCTCCGCTGGATTTCAGAGCCTTTTCTGGCATCAGCTTGAGTTCATCATACAGTGATTGGTACATTTCGTGCAACTTCTCGAATTCCTCCGACGACATTTTGCCGTAACTATAGTTTAGATGTCCTTTCTTAAGAAactattttgtattttggtgtAAAATACAACAATGATTACAGTCACAAGTGAAGGTATGCAGTTTTGCTTTGACGATAATCAGTTCCTCGGGATTCTTCCGCATGATTTTTGACCAAACGTCGTAACTCCGGAACAAAAATCAAACGCAAacatattaaaatgtaattattttttactaGATATTACACTGGAAAAAATTTACACCACGTATTGTGTTATACTTTTAGAACAATAGCCAAATATAGAGGGAAGCATCTTTAAAATCACTTGGATAATTATTTTTTACGATTATTTTACTCAGGCGCTACGCAGACAGCTTTAACAGGGCTTTCTGGGGAATGTAGTTTTTAAACCGCGCTTCCTGGTAAACGTTTGTGTTTACTCTGTTACTGAAAGTAAAGTATTCCATACGTAAATGTATATCTTATAACATATTTCATGCCTTCAAAATATGATCCCCTCATCGATGAAGACGAATTCCCTCATAATAAGTGTCTATAGCAAATTTTGAACTACAGATCTATTTAGAATGTATAAATAGCATATCTGACCTAATAAATGGATGATTAATCCTTAATGTTTCAGAGAGCTGGAAGGTGTACTTTTTTAGGTTTAACGACATGTTTTAAGAGAAAATCATGTGATATCACACAAAAGACATCAAAACATAACAGCCATAAtggtttaaatatattttactgaAAGTGAAAATGGCAAGTATGGCCTGGAACTGTTGAGATTTATATAACCATGTATAACCATTACAACTGTTAAACACTGTTCTCACTGCTATGTCATAAAAACATCCTCATGAAAATTTACAACATTCAAGAGACTTTATTTGCCTTTTGTATTCGCACCCAATGTGCGAgtacactcacacctatgggcaatttagaatcaccaattaacctaaccccagtaactgcatgtcttttaactgtgggaggaaactggagtacctggagaaaacccacgcagacatgggaagaacatgcaaactccacacagaaagaccccagccaaggtggaatcaaacctagGACCTACTTGCTTCACAGCAAGTAGGTCCTAGGTAGGTCCTACCATTTATATTTATCAATATTAATTTGACATTAATCAACACTTAGTGTACAAAACTTGTTCATTGCAAAAACTGAAATGGCATCCCAGGTGCCTTCATAATCTTATGTCCCTCCCTGGTCTGTGTTTTAATCTCAGTTAGCTCAGAATAAATTGAttccaatttgtttttttgtttttggtttttagattattttgttacattgttaCATTGCAGGTGCCTGTGTTTGCaaatacaatataaagtacactattttctggattttaaccataaatttaaattaaatttaacctGACATCCAGATCTTTGAAAGAAGGCCAGAATCCCTTGAGGAAACCTGCACAGCCAGGATGTGACAGTGTTACCTCCTGTACTGCTGTGCAGCCCTACAGATCTTATGTCTACGGCTAGGCACCCTGTGACCTCTACATGACCTTTGTTCCTCACATGCACCTCATATAATCACttatgctgtttttgttttattttgcattgttTAAACATTAAGAGCATTAACACAAATGATGATCaggcaaaagcaaaaacaaaactgggaGTTatccaaaaactgaaaaaaatcatctaaatAGTCCCAAGCCTGCAGTGGTGGAGGAAGTCTGCCTTTTCATTTTCAATCTGTATGTCAGTTTTTCCATCACCAGGACCTTCTTAACAACAGTGAACCACTGTCTATAGCTTGGTGTTTCAATCCTTGGCCAGTTTTTAGTTAGAGTTTTCTTTGCTGCTAAATCTTCAACAGGTATTGGTGTTTTGGATGCATATGTCCTTTAAAGTGACCCAAGTATAAGATCAGACATGATTGGGGAATTATATAACCAAATATTTCACCAAGAATAGAATGAATACTGTCCCAgaagggttttatttttccacatccaTAAACATGAGTATGATTGGGGTTCCATGTGTTCACACAATCTCCAATATGGTTGTTTAGTATTTGTCTGTTTGCCTTTTAATTTGAGGTGTTACAAAATACCAAATCTGGCTCTTCCAGCTAAAGTCCTTCCATTTGACTGAGTGATTGTGTTGTAGAATGTTATCCAGACATCACTCCACATTTCTTCTGGGATTTCTTCCTCCAGCTcttgttcccattttttttataaagttgATTGCACAATGGGAGCTGCCTCTTGATAAGCTCATGCAAGTGTCTTTATAATGGGATGTATTTTATCCTCAAATTTGTCTTATGTTGCTTATATATTAATCCCATAATTGTAAATATCTAAAGAAATTCTGGTTTGTAAGATTGTATATGATTTTCAGATTGTGAAACCTCTGCATTTGACCCTTTTTTAATAAGTATACACATGGCTGTAATACCTTTTTCCACCCattatttattcttcttatgCTGTTTCACTGTTTCAAAGACGAGCAGGTGCCTGTCTCTGCAGGAACATAGACAGATCTATCACCAGTGTCAAGGTCACCTTTGAACTCTGTCACCACTTTCccttaaaaaatacacaaacagatGTTCCCTAAAAGTTTGGTCCAATTTGACCCAGAACGTCCtcaagttttgtgttttttgggttATTTCAGAAAATGTCATTACATTTCAGCCTAAAAGTGGGTATTTTTACTGCTGTGAAGGGGATATGATATAATCAAAATGACCTGTGTGTGCATAGTAAAAATTCAGCAACATCTGAAATTAAGCCACCCCATCTGTGTCTTTTTGTAGTGACATCCGACTGTAAAATCAGAAGATATACACAATCAACACACATGGACGCAGTTATGTCACTGTACATCTCCAGATCCTGTCTTGTCACGCATTGAACTACAATCCCATGATGCTATGCGCGGTTCATCCTTCACCCCTCCGCTGCAGCTCGCACCCCCTTTTCTGCTTTGACATCAGCTGTTCCGCCTACACATCAGTAGCATCCTGCTggaagaggcagaggagcgcagaTCCGTAGCATGATGTTTCTTTTATTAATTATCGCGGGCCTCGGAGTGGTGACGCTGCTGGTGATTTTATTCGCACCACAAATAAGGTAAGCAGCCAATTCACGCGCTCAGTCATTGTAATATAAATCCAGAGTTTAACACTGGATGCCAGGGCAGGTTGTTAGTTGGTTAACAAGATGTTACAAGGGTCTGGGTAGTTACTATGATGAGGTTCATTTTGATTATTGAGCCGCCTGATCGTCATTTTTAACTGTGTTACGTTAACAGTGAATTCTCACGAGGCTCGCTGATCAATGAAATAGAAAGACGGAGCTGTGGGAGTTTTTGCACAGATGAACCGGGTGTCTTCCGTCTGAGCTGCTCGGGCCTATCAGCAGCCTGCGCGTGGGAGGAGTTATATATGCATGCAATACTCCAAGACAGCTATTGGTTATGTGGCGGCCCTGCTCAATGGCGTGTGTTTCGCACCACTTGCACAGTTCATGATCCAAGTttctatataaataattaaCCCGGGCTGTCCACATTGCCAGCAATAATGGGGACATAACTGCTGCACTTGGTGACAAAGTGTGCGTAGTATAAattagtggtgtgtgtgtgtgtgtgtgtgtgtgtgtgtgtgtgtgtgtgtgtgtgtgtgtgtgtgtgtgtgtgtgtgtgtgtagaaaatATGCAGCAGGAGGAGTGTGCAAGTCCACAAGTCGTCTGGATGGGAAGACGGTCCTCATCACTGGAGCCAACACAGGGATTGGGAAGGAGACTGCCCTGGATCTGGCAATGCGAGGTGCCGCTTTAAAGCCATAACCTACTactgagagaaaacagcagTCTCAAAGGCAATAAGGCTGAAATCAGTGtcattgcttaaaaaaaacaaactaatatgGACCATGTTATGATCGGACATAATTAGTTGTGGTGCTTTCAAGGTTATCCTCACTTCAAATGTAGTAACCCAAAATACTTATGACTTGTATGATTTTCAGATATTCAATATGTCACCATTCTTGGTTAGTAATGTCACTTAAAAAGAGTTATAAAGttctattttgttttaatgaagaaaaaaactaacacagcatttcataaaaagaacctCATACTAACTGACAAACATGGTGTTATTGATGGATCCATGAaatctgctctctacc is part of the Archocentrus centrarchus isolate MPI-CPG fArcCen1 chromosome 22, fArcCen1, whole genome shotgun sequence genome and encodes:
- the vti1b gene encoding vesicle transport through interaction with t-SNAREs homolog 1B, with amino-acid sequence MSSEEFEKLHEMYQSLYDELKLMPEKALKSSGEERKRLVRTFDERHGEAEEVLQGMEEELRVAPLSYRNAMSTKLRMYRRDLGKLQRDMKNSAPGFGSSSNTVQGSHQGIYSSQNQHSTHLQSQRALLLQGTEALNNASQSIERSQRIAAETDQIGTDIIEELGDQREQLDRTRNRLVNTGENLSRSRKILRAMSRRLVTNKLLLGVIILMELAILGAVIYLKFFRK